A genomic window from Paraburkholderia phytofirmans OLGA172 includes:
- a CDS encoding MFS transporter — MYRMKTPNYSHSPTLGRILATVSVGFVVTQLDVTIVNIALPKIGADLHANVAGLQWVVDAYTLAFAVLMLSAGALGDRLGTWRMYAAGIVLFALASLACGLALDAAMLVAARAVQGIGAAAMLPNSLALLNQSYGHDPKLRARAVGLWTAAGAISIAAGPVLGGLLIAAFGWRSIFLVNLPICIAGLAATLVWVPQPEFAQKSAQGAAPTTTTTGTGTGAGAGAGATAVTAAGTGATATASAKAGASLRGIDLSGQSLAIVALTAFVAAVIEMRPLGLSHPLVAGGFILALIATAAFIAVESRVAAPMLPLSLFSKRTFNAAVLFGICVNLTYYGMVFVLSLYLQRVRGYTPLQAGLAFLPLTGGFLLSNVASGWVVGRFGVRVPMIAGAITAGLGYGLLHLLDASTPLVGLLLPFLLIPSGMGLAVPAMTTAVLASVEAQRAGTASAVLNTARQAGGAVGVAAFGALASGAAATQIVSGLQAATAISVGLLVVAGVMGCLVHPEPHASASRPHKTGPGQVRESR; from the coding sequence ATGTATCGCATGAAAACGCCAAACTACTCCCATTCGCCCACCCTTGGCCGCATTCTCGCGACCGTCAGCGTCGGCTTCGTCGTCACGCAACTCGACGTGACCATCGTCAACATCGCGCTGCCGAAGATCGGTGCGGACCTGCACGCGAATGTCGCGGGGCTGCAATGGGTCGTCGACGCATACACGCTCGCGTTCGCCGTGCTGATGCTGTCGGCGGGCGCACTCGGCGACCGGCTCGGCACATGGCGCATGTACGCGGCAGGTATCGTGCTGTTCGCGCTCGCCTCACTCGCCTGCGGATTGGCGCTCGATGCCGCTATGCTGGTCGCGGCGCGCGCGGTGCAGGGCATCGGCGCGGCCGCCATGCTGCCGAACTCGCTGGCGCTGCTCAATCAGTCGTACGGTCACGACCCGAAGCTCCGGGCGCGTGCAGTCGGGCTGTGGACCGCCGCCGGCGCGATTTCGATCGCGGCCGGCCCGGTGCTTGGCGGTCTGCTGATTGCGGCGTTCGGCTGGCGCAGTATCTTTCTCGTCAATCTGCCGATTTGCATAGCCGGTTTGGCGGCGACGTTGGTGTGGGTGCCGCAGCCTGAATTCGCGCAGAAAAGCGCGCAAGGAGCGGCTCCGACCACGACCACGACTGGGACAGGGACGGGCGCTGGCGCTGGTGCTGGCGCGACTGCGGTGACTGCAGCTGGAACTGGAGCGACAGCAACGGCATCGGCCAAGGCCGGGGCAAGCCTGCGTGGTATCGATCTGAGCGGTCAGTCCCTTGCGATCGTCGCGCTCACCGCCTTCGTCGCCGCTGTGATCGAAATGCGGCCGCTGGGGCTGAGCCATCCGCTGGTAGCCGGCGGTTTCATACTCGCGCTAATCGCGACCGCCGCTTTTATCGCCGTGGAATCGCGTGTCGCGGCACCGATGCTGCCGCTCTCGCTATTCAGCAAGCGCACCTTCAATGCGGCGGTGCTGTTCGGCATCTGCGTGAATCTGACGTACTACGGCATGGTGTTCGTGCTGAGCCTGTATTTGCAGCGCGTACGCGGCTATACACCGCTGCAGGCGGGCCTCGCTTTCCTGCCGTTGACCGGCGGCTTTCTGCTCTCGAACGTGGCGAGCGGATGGGTGGTCGGGCGCTTCGGCGTGCGCGTGCCGATGATCGCCGGTGCGATCACTGCGGGGCTCGGCTATGGCCTGCTGCATCTCCTCGACGCGTCTACGCCGCTCGTCGGTTTGCTGTTGCCGTTCCTGCTCATTCCCTCGGGGATGGGTCTCGCGGTCCCAGCGATGACAACCGCCGTGCTGGCCTCCGTCGAAGCGCAGCGCGCAGGCACCGCGTCCGCCGTACTCAATACCGCCCGGCAAGCAGGCGGCGCGGTGGGTGTAGCCGCCTTCGGCGCGTTGGCGAGCGGCGCAGCCGCCACGCAGATCGTCTCGGGGTTGCAAGCCGCGACGGCGATCTCGGTCGGTCTGCTAGTGGTCGCCGGCGTCATGGGCTGCCTTGTACATCCGGAACCGCACGCGTCTGCCTCCAGGCCGCACAAGACTGGCCCCGGGCAAGTTCGTGAATCGCGCTGA
- a CDS encoding DoxX family protein, whose amino-acid sequence MTRPVDSGVILIARIALAVLFLWGGVMKLLGYAGLVGYLHSKGVPFVQVAAPIATVVEALGGLLLIVGFKVRPLALIMAVYTVATAVLGHDFWNVADPALQRDMVIHFWKNMGIAGGFLLLFVTGAGRISIDGARAPRGGLNL is encoded by the coding sequence ATGACGCGTCCCGTCGATTCCGGCGTAATCCTCATTGCGCGTATCGCTCTTGCCGTGCTGTTTTTGTGGGGCGGCGTGATGAAATTGCTGGGTTATGCGGGCTTGGTCGGCTATCTGCATTCGAAGGGGGTGCCGTTCGTCCAGGTCGCCGCACCGATTGCAACAGTGGTCGAAGCACTCGGCGGTCTGCTGCTGATCGTCGGCTTCAAGGTACGGCCGCTCGCGCTCATCATGGCCGTCTACACCGTGGCAACCGCGGTGCTGGGCCATGACTTCTGGAACGTTGCCGATCCCGCTTTGCAACGCGATATGGTGATCCACTTCTGGAAGAACATGGGTATCGCCGGTGGTTTCCTGCTGTTGTTCGTGACCGGAGCGGGCCGTATCAGTATCGACGGCGCGCGCGCGCCACGCGGTGGGCTGAATCTCTGA
- a CDS encoding RbsD/FucU family protein encodes MLKNLDPLLNADVLHALRSMGHGDELVVCDANFPGASVAQETVLGKLLRLDGVNAPRAILSVMPLDTFIERPASRMEVVGEPNTIPAVQREAQIEINAAEGREVPFASVERFAFYERARKAYCVIATGEERGYGCFVFTKGVLLAPDAPQQ; translated from the coding sequence GTGCTGAAGAATCTGGACCCGCTGCTGAATGCCGATGTGCTGCATGCACTACGCTCGATGGGGCATGGCGACGAACTGGTGGTTTGCGACGCCAACTTCCCGGGCGCGTCCGTCGCGCAGGAGACGGTGTTGGGCAAGCTGCTGCGCCTCGATGGCGTGAACGCACCGCGCGCGATTCTGTCGGTGATGCCGCTGGATACATTCATCGAGCGGCCTGCGTCGCGGATGGAAGTGGTGGGCGAGCCGAATACGATTCCGGCGGTTCAGCGCGAAGCGCAGATCGAGATCAATGCGGCGGAAGGGCGCGAGGTGCCGTTTGCTTCGGTCGAACGTTTCGCATTCTATGAGCGGGCGCGCAAAGCCTATTGCGTGATCGCTACCGGCGAAGAGCGCGGTTACGGCTGCTTCGTTTTTACAAAGGGTGTTTTGCTCGCGCCGGATGCGCCGCAGCAATAG
- a CDS encoding nuclear transport factor 2 family protein: MNAHTDLIDRYFDAWNETDAARRRELIAATWAADADYRDPLLAGVGHDGIDAMIRAVHERFPHHTFHRTTEVDGFANRLRFSWALTTPAGEAIVKGSDFGVLDARGRLQAVTGFLDQVPAAS, translated from the coding sequence ATGAATGCGCATACCGATCTGATCGACCGTTATTTCGACGCATGGAATGAAACCGATGCAGCGCGCCGCCGCGAACTGATCGCCGCGACGTGGGCCGCCGATGCCGACTATCGCGATCCGTTGCTGGCTGGCGTGGGCCATGACGGCATCGACGCGATGATCCGTGCGGTGCATGAGCGCTTCCCGCACCACACGTTTCACCGCACGACCGAGGTCGACGGCTTTGCGAACCGGCTGCGCTTTTCGTGGGCACTCACCACGCCGGCAGGTGAAGCGATCGTCAAGGGTTCCGACTTCGGCGTGCTCGACGCACGCGGCCGCCTGCAGGCGGTGACCGGCTTCCTCGACCAGGTGCCTGCCGCCAGCTGA
- a CDS encoding type II toxin-antitoxin system RelE/ParE family toxin produces MVFTLARSYLEGYTRQQIGSPPVYTVNRTEEFDSWLAGLADLRARAKILVRVRRAERGHFGDVKLLEDGVSEMRIDCGPGYRVYFAREGRMVYLLLCGGDKSTQPADIKHAKSMWAAIRKELS; encoded by the coding sequence ATGGTTTTTACACTTGCAAGATCGTATCTAGAAGGATACACTCGTCAGCAGATCGGTTCACCGCCTGTGTACACGGTCAACCGCACCGAGGAATTCGACAGCTGGCTTGCCGGCCTCGCAGACTTAAGAGCGAGGGCAAAAATCCTGGTGCGGGTCCGGCGTGCGGAGCGAGGTCATTTCGGCGACGTAAAGCTGCTGGAAGACGGTGTGTCCGAGATGCGCATCGATTGCGGTCCCGGCTATCGGGTCTACTTCGCGCGCGAAGGGCGCATGGTGTACCTGCTGCTCTGCGGTGGCGACAAGTCCACGCAGCCGGCCGACATCAAGCATGCCAAATCAATGTGGGCAGCAATCAGAAAGGAACTGTCATGA
- a CDS encoding addiction module antidote protein encodes MSKVKTARFDASHYLDSEEMIAEYLNAALEEGDADLLLAAIADIAKARGIAKVAADAGLGRESLYKTLAPGSKPRMDTVFKLLRALGVKLNAVPEGVAHA; translated from the coding sequence ATGAGCAAAGTCAAAACCGCACGGTTCGACGCATCGCACTACCTCGATAGCGAGGAAATGATCGCTGAATATCTCAACGCTGCACTGGAAGAAGGCGACGCCGACCTCCTCCTCGCCGCGATCGCCGACATCGCAAAAGCACGCGGCATCGCGAAGGTCGCGGCTGACGCCGGGCTCGGGCGCGAAAGCCTCTATAAAACACTCGCGCCGGGCTCCAAACCGCGCATGGATACGGTGTTCAAACTGCTTCGGGCGCTGGGCGTCAAACTCAACGCCGTGCCGGAAGGTGTGGCGCACGCCTGA
- a CDS encoding helix-turn-helix domain-containing protein, with protein sequence MDRYRALAIIGSMNTLSLAQTIPSNGPTASRTVGDLLREWRQRRRMSQLLLAAEADISTRHLSFVESGRAVPSREMVMHLAERLDVPLRARNALLIAAGYAPLFRERPLTDPQLAAAREAVELVLKGHEPYPALAIDRHWTIVAANNALAPLLAGASPELLKPPVNAMRLSLHPDGIAASIVNWHAWRAHALSRLQRQIDVSGDGTLSALRDELAAYPAPPGAEVAGHDDTASHQVAVPLRLRTPIGELSFLSTTTVFGTPVDVTLSELAIEAFFPADQQTAAALREFAESQRAEGQKAEAVKP encoded by the coding sequence ATGGATCGCTACCGCGCTTTGGCTATCATCGGCAGTATGAACACACTCTCTCTTGCGCAAACCATCCCGTCGAACGGGCCGACGGCAAGCCGCACGGTCGGCGATCTGCTGCGCGAATGGCGGCAACGGCGAAGAATGAGCCAGTTATTGCTCGCCGCCGAAGCCGATATTTCAACGCGGCATCTGAGCTTCGTCGAATCAGGCCGTGCAGTGCCCAGCCGGGAAATGGTCATGCACCTCGCCGAGCGGCTCGACGTGCCACTGCGTGCGCGCAATGCACTGCTGATCGCGGCGGGTTATGCGCCGCTGTTCCGCGAACGTCCCTTGACGGATCCGCAGCTGGCCGCTGCGCGCGAGGCAGTCGAGTTGGTGCTCAAAGGTCACGAGCCGTATCCGGCACTCGCGATCGACCGCCACTGGACCATCGTTGCAGCGAACAATGCGCTCGCGCCGCTGCTCGCGGGCGCAAGCCCGGAACTGCTGAAACCGCCGGTCAATGCGATGCGACTGAGCTTGCATCCGGACGGCATCGCAGCGTCGATCGTCAATTGGCATGCCTGGCGTGCGCACGCGCTGTCCCGACTCCAGCGGCAAATCGACGTAAGTGGTGACGGCACGTTGAGCGCATTGCGCGACGAGCTAGCCGCGTATCCTGCTCCGCCCGGCGCGGAAGTGGCCGGCCACGACGACACCGCAAGTCATCAAGTCGCCGTGCCGCTGCGGCTGCGCACGCCGATCGGCGAGCTATCGTTCCTCAGCACGACCACGGTATTCGGCACACCGGTGGATGTGACACTGTCGGAACTTGCCATCGAAGCGTTCTTTCCCGCCGATCAGCAAACCGCAGCGGCCTTGCGCGAGTTCGCCGAAAGCCAACGCGCAGAGGGGCAAAAGGCTGAAGCCGTGAAGCCATAG
- a CDS encoding GNAT family N-acetyltransferase has protein sequence MINSAPLIRQLGPADRDAYFQLRLRGLKAHPESFGQSYEEAVAKGAARHDAMLQGARAAEGDFLLGAFASANAPLIGVVGLLRSQRDKERHKASVVGMYVAPEAAGRGVGRGLLDELLARAAQIEGLRQIQLMVGSRNEAARKLYESLGFRKYGCEIGALNVNGVFHDADLMARFM, from the coding sequence TTGATCAACAGCGCCCCACTGATCCGCCAACTCGGTCCGGCCGACCGCGACGCCTACTTCCAGCTTCGTCTGCGCGGACTGAAGGCACATCCGGAGTCGTTCGGTCAAAGCTACGAGGAAGCAGTGGCCAAAGGCGCCGCGCGACATGACGCAATGTTGCAGGGCGCGCGCGCAGCCGAAGGCGACTTTTTGCTCGGTGCTTTCGCATCAGCCAATGCGCCGTTGATCGGCGTGGTCGGATTACTGCGCAGCCAGCGCGACAAGGAACGGCACAAGGCCTCCGTCGTCGGCATGTATGTCGCTCCGGAAGCTGCGGGCCGTGGGGTCGGGCGCGGGTTGCTTGACGAGTTGCTGGCGCGAGCGGCGCAAATAGAAGGCCTGCGGCAAATCCAGTTGATGGTGGGTAGCCGGAACGAGGCGGCACGCAAACTCTATGAGTCGCTTGGCTTTCGCAAATATGGCTGCGAGATCGGCGCGTTGAACGTCAACGGCGTGTTTCACGACGCCGATCTGATGGCGCGCTTCATGTAA
- the flhD gene encoding flagellar transcriptional regulator FlhD, producing MDRSSETLDSIREINLSYIMLAQRMLREDKPVGMFRLGLSSELADLLAGLSLAQIVKLAASDQLLCFFRFNDHAMLSALTQTTKHAAVAPTHAAILLAGQPAEQFA from the coding sequence ATGGACCGTAGCAGCGAGACGCTGGATTCAATCCGCGAGATCAACTTGTCTTACATCATGCTCGCGCAACGTATGTTGCGTGAGGACAAACCGGTCGGCATGTTCCGGCTGGGACTGTCGTCGGAACTGGCTGATTTGCTTGCCGGGCTGTCGCTCGCGCAGATCGTCAAGCTGGCCGCTTCCGATCAGCTTTTATGCTTCTTCCGCTTCAACGACCACGCCATGTTGTCGGCGTTGACACAAACGACGAAGCATGCAGCAGTTGCACCAACTCACGCGGCGATCCTGCTTGCAGGCCAGCCCGCTGAGCAGTTTGCTTAA
- the flhC gene encoding flagellar transcriptional regulator FlhC, which produces MLKRSLTEDAQEVFRAIALIELGARMQVLESELTLSRDRMIRLYREVKGVSPPKGMLPFSADWYMTWLANIHASLFYNTYLFLKNEARCSHLDALTKGYRLYLEHCQHSETEPVLDLTRAWTLVRFFDANILQLTKCCRCTGKFVAHKHDLQHNVVCGACQPPSRAGKTKKAAAARQEALEAAQIAQAA; this is translated from the coding sequence ATGCTCAAGCGTAGCCTGACGGAAGACGCACAAGAAGTATTCCGTGCCATCGCGCTGATTGAACTTGGCGCGCGCATGCAGGTGCTAGAAAGCGAGTTGACGCTTTCGCGCGACCGCATGATCCGCCTGTACCGCGAGGTCAAAGGTGTATCGCCGCCCAAGGGCATGCTGCCGTTCTCGGCGGATTGGTACATGACATGGCTGGCGAACATCCACGCGTCGTTGTTCTACAACACGTACCTGTTCCTGAAGAACGAAGCACGTTGCTCGCACCTGGATGCGCTGACCAAAGGGTATCGGCTGTATCTGGAACATTGCCAGCACAGCGAAACCGAACCGGTGCTGGATCTGACGCGTGCATGGACGCTGGTGCGTTTCTTCGACGCCAACATCCTGCAGCTGACCAAATGCTGCCGTTGCACCGGTAAGTTCGTCGCGCACAAGCACGACCTGCAACACAACGTGGTGTGTGGCGCCTGCCAGCCGCCGTCGCGCGCCGGCAAGACCAAGAAGGCCGCCGCGGCTCGCCAGGAAGCGCTCGAAGCAGCGCAGATTGCGCAAGCCGCCTGA
- a CDS encoding efflux transporter outer membrane subunit, producing MKRFESLSGWGGAAASGLLVALLAACSVEPTYKRPEVDTPVAFKEAPAAASGASATSATSAASPQDTGTWKQAQPADDAHRGAWWTVFGDPQLNALEEQAAAANQDLKAAAARVQQARAVTQAAKSDWFPKLDGGFGPTRERASAASQFQPDSAGGTTGTIWRAQVGASYETDLFGRIGSNVNATRADEQQTEALFRSVQLSLQADVAQNYFQLRELDTDQDLYRRTVALREDTLKLVERRFREGDIGELDVSRARNELASARADAVGVARQRAASEHSLAILLGKPPADFSFAEAPLVPVTVRVPPGLPSALLERRPDISAAERAMMAANARVGLAKSAFFPKLDITGALGFESATLGDLFMWSSRAFILGPFAGTALTVPLFDGGRRKANLAQARSKYDEDVAQYRQQVLVAFREVEDNLADLRLLDDQIREQNDAVVASQRAAHLSRTQYTEGAVSYLDVIDGERQVLTSQLQASHLSGTQAVATVNLIRALGGGWGDVKPAGDEAVGAVAPASGAARASADATASVPVDQVATR from the coding sequence ATGAAGCGTTTTGAATCTTTAAGCGGGTGGGGCGGAGCGGCTGCCAGCGGCTTGCTGGTGGCGCTGCTTGCAGCCTGCTCCGTGGAGCCCACGTATAAGCGCCCGGAGGTGGATACGCCGGTTGCGTTCAAGGAAGCGCCTGCTGCTGCGTCGGGTGCGTCGGCTACATCGGCTACGTCCGCCGCATCGCCGCAGGACACGGGCACCTGGAAGCAGGCTCAACCCGCGGACGACGCGCATCGCGGCGCATGGTGGACGGTTTTCGGCGACCCGCAGCTCAATGCGCTGGAAGAGCAGGCTGCTGCTGCGAATCAGGACCTGAAGGCGGCCGCGGCGCGTGTGCAACAGGCGCGCGCGGTGACCCAGGCGGCGAAATCGGACTGGTTCCCTAAGCTCGACGGGGGCTTTGGGCCGACGCGCGAACGTGCGTCGGCGGCCTCGCAATTCCAGCCGGATAGCGCGGGCGGCACGACGGGCACGATCTGGCGCGCCCAGGTGGGCGCGTCGTATGAGACCGATCTGTTCGGGCGAATCGGGTCGAATGTGAATGCGACGCGTGCCGACGAGCAGCAAACCGAGGCACTGTTCCGATCGGTGCAGTTGTCGCTGCAGGCTGACGTCGCGCAGAACTACTTCCAGTTGCGCGAGCTCGACACGGATCAGGACCTGTACCGCCGTACCGTGGCGTTGCGCGAGGACACGCTGAAACTGGTCGAGCGCCGTTTCAGGGAAGGCGATATCGGCGAGCTGGATGTTTCTCGCGCTCGCAACGAACTGGCGAGTGCGCGTGCGGATGCAGTGGGCGTGGCGCGTCAGCGCGCGGCCTCCGAGCATAGCCTTGCAATTCTGCTCGGCAAGCCGCCGGCGGACTTCTCGTTCGCGGAAGCGCCGCTCGTGCCGGTGACGGTGCGCGTGCCGCCAGGTTTGCCTTCGGCGCTGCTCGAACGTCGGCCGGACATTTCGGCGGCAGAGCGGGCGATGATGGCGGCGAATGCGCGGGTCGGCCTGGCGAAGTCGGCGTTTTTCCCGAAGCTCGACATCACGGGCGCGCTTGGGTTCGAGTCGGCGACGCTCGGCGATCTGTTCATGTGGTCGAGCCGTGCGTTCATTCTCGGGCCGTTTGCCGGTACCGCGTTGACCGTGCCGCTGTTCGACGGCGGCCGTCGCAAGGCAAACCTCGCGCAGGCTCGCTCGAAGTACGACGAGGATGTGGCCCAGTATCGTCAGCAGGTGCTCGTGGCGTTCCGTGAGGTCGAGGACAATCTGGCCGATCTGCGTTTGCTCGACGATCAGATTCGCGAGCAGAACGATGCGGTCGTGGCCTCGCAACGTGCGGCGCATCTGTCGCGCACGCAGTACACGGAAGGCGCGGTCAGTTATCTGGATGTGATCGACGGCGAGCGGCAGGTGCTGACTTCGCAATTGCAGGCGAGTCACCTGTCGGGCACGCAGGCGGTGGCGACCGTGAATCTGATTCGCGCGCTGGGCGGCGGCTGGGGCGATGTGAAGCCTGCGGGCGATGAGGCGGTGGGGGCGGTTGCGCCGGCTTCGGGTGCGGCTCGGGCTTCTGCTGATGCAACTGCTTCTGTGCCGGTGGATCAGGTCGCGACGCGCTAG